The genomic window TGTAGGCGTACGACGCCATGAAGAGGATCACGACCGAGATCCCGGCGGCTATACGGCGGCGTTTGTGCACCCCCGTGATTACAAAAAAGAAACACAGATTACATAGCCATACCCACAGCGTGAGACCCGGCACGCCGGCGAGGTCCGCGATCTGGTTCAGCGATGGGGCGCCCGCCAGGGTGTTGCCCAGCAGGGGGCCGGGCATGGCGAAGGGACCGTGGCTGATGCCCCATTCGATGGCGACAGAGAACGAGACCAGAGCCGCGCAGCCCAGCGGAATGCCGAATTGCCGGCGGATGGGAATGGCCAGCGCAAAGGGCAGCGCCAGGAGCATGGGCAACACAAAAAAGCCGCTGAGGGACGCCCACGCCGCGTCCGGGAGCCGGTGCAGGAGTGGCCACGAAAAGACGACGAGGAACGTGACGAGCAACGCAAAAAAACTGTCCAGGTACATCAGACGCATGTCCGTCTGATAATACCAGAGACGCAGGAGCGGCAGGAGCGCGAAACTCCCCAGCACCGGAAACGGGAACGGTGGGAAGCTCAGGGCGAGCAAAAAGCCACACGTCAACGCGCCGCGAAGGCGCGCGGCGACATCAGGCGCATGGCGTGACGGAACGTATCGGGCCGCTTCCGGCGGTAGGTGCATGGGGACGTAACGAGCTTGAAAATTGAGACTACTGACGATAGCGAATCTGATGCTTTTTTGCATCCTATGTCGCATATTCACGTGACCGTTGGATCCCCGGCGCACGGTACAGTATTTGATCTCCCCCACCCAGGAAATGTAGACGGTCGCCCCTCCCTGCGGGGTGAAGCGGCCGAGTTGTTGTGCCATCGCCGGCATCGCGTGTTGTGGCCGGCACATTACCCCCAGGTGTATGATCGACAGCGTTGAAGGAACGGGACCGCGAAAATCAGCCGGAGATACCCGTCCAGCGTACGAGTTTATCGTGCACAGCGTCCGTCAGCAAGGCGATGGCGATGGACCTGATCTGGTGCTGCGCCGCAGCCCGATCGATAGGCCCGGGCAGCCTGCGCGCGAAGACGTCACCGTCATCGTCCGTGAAATAAACGCTTCCGCTGAGGAAAAAAAGTCCGTGGATGGGGCTGCACCCGAACTAAAGCCGATCGCCGACCGGGTGGCCGAGTACGTCGCCTCCCTGTCCGACGACGTGACGGAGGAGGTGGTGCGGGTGGTCGACTTCCTCATCGCCGAGGAGGAGCGTGTCGAAGCGCCGGCCGACCTTGCCGGCCCGTTCACCTCGGACGGATCGCCGTTCGCCGACTCTGCGCTTCCGACGGCGCCGTCGCCCAATCGCTACACAAAAAGAGTTGAATTCGATCGTTCCTGATCGTATCTACACGCAGGCGTTTCCACCGCTTCTCCCTGCGTGACATGAAGGCTTACCTGCGGCTCCTGGTCTACCTGGCCCTCACCGGCGCGCTTCTGTTTATCCTCCTCGAGCCTCTCGGCGGCGTTCCCGCGTTGGGGCGATTGCTCGATCCCTGGGAGGGGCTCTACCACACGGCCCGCTCGGCCGAGCCAGCCGGCACGCTGGATTCCGCCGTCATCCCCGGCAGCAAAGGCCCCGTGGACATCGTACGCGACACGCGCGGCGTGCCCCACATCTTCGCGGATAACGACCTCGACGCCGTGGCGGCGCTGGGGTTTGCAACGGCTCGAGATCGGCTCTTCCAGATGGATTTTCTGCCCCGTGTGGCGGCCGGCCGGCTGGCCGAGGTCATGGGTCCTTCGCTTGTCGCCACCGATCGGATGCTTCGGAAAACGGGCATGGAATGGGGTGCTCGCCGCAACCTGGACCGCATCGTGAAGGCCGGCGGAATCGAGTGGAATATCCTCGACGCCTACTCGCGGGGGGTGAACGCCTACCTGGACGGGCTGGACGAAGCGGAGCTACCCTTTGAATTTCGCCTGCTCGGGTATAAACCCGCGCCGCACACGCCGCTGCAGTCGCTGCTCGTCCTGCAGTACATGGTGTACGACCTCACGTTTCGCTCGCCGGCCGCGGAAGGCGCCCTCGACTCCTCGCTGGCCGAGCTCTTTCCCGCGTATCCACCCCTCAGCGTGCCCATCATGCCCGAGCCCGGCGGCACCGTGCTGGACGCGAACCGCCGGCCAATCTACTCGGAGTCGGGCTATTTCATGGCGGATGCCGGATCGCCGCCGGACGGCATTTCATCGCTCGCGGAAGGCTGGCTGCCCGGCAAGGGCTCCAACAACTGGGCGGTGGATGGGCTGCGTTCGACCACCGGATCACCGATACTGGCCGGCGACATGCACCTGTCGCTCTCGCTACCGGCCATCTGGTACGAAGTGCATCTCGTCACCCCGTCCATGAACAGCTACGGCGTGACAATCCCTGGTGCCCCCCTGCCCGTCGAGGCGTTTAACGACCGCCTGGGCTGGGCCTTCACCAACACAGGAACCGACCAGATCGATCACTTTGCCCTGCAAGTCGACGCCGGCCGTGGCGCCTATCTCCATAACGGCTCGTACCGTCCATTCGAAATCGTCGTCGATACGATCGCCGTTCGGGATGAGCCGCCCCGGATCGATAGCCTGTATTTTGCGCACTGGGGGCCGGTGGATATGGATCGGGAGATCCCTATGGCCATACGCTGGGTGGCGCACGACTCCAGTCGCGCCCTGCGCGCGTTGTGGCAAATGAATCGGGCGACCAACTTCCAGACCTTTCAGGATGCCCTGCGGTACTGGGATACCCCGATGCAAAACATCCTGTATGCCGATGTCGACGGTAACATCGCGATCCGCTCTACCGGCTACCTCCCCATTCGGGCAAGCCGCGATGGGACCGGTCTGCGGGACGGCGCCCGCGATGATCACGCCTGGGTCGGACGCGTCCCGTTTGACGAGTTGCCCTTTTCGTTCAACCCGGCTCAGGGTTATCTGGCGTCGACCAATCAGGTGCCGGCAGACTCGACCTATCCCTATTTCCTTGGCCGCTCCTGGGAGAGCGGCTACCGCTCGCTGCGCATCGACGCCCTGCTGAGCGGCCAGGAATCCCATGCGCTCGACGACATCAAAGCGTACCAGTCGGATGTGTATGTGGTGCAGCGCGACCTGTTTGCGCCCCTGCTGGATTCCCTTTCGGGGCTTTCGCCCCGGGCGCAGGAGCTTCGGGCGCTCCTCAACAGGTGGGGGGGCGAGGCGTCCGTCGACCGACCGGAGCCGCTGGTGCTGGATATCTTTCTAAAAAGTCTCGCCGGCCTGGCGTGGGACGAGCCGCTCTTCGATCGCGTGGGCGAGCCCGAGGAAACCGTGCTGTACGACCTGCTCGTCGAGCATCCGGAGTCGGAATGGTTCGACGTGCAGGACACAGCCTTCCGGGAGCAGGGGGAAGACGTCCTACGGCTGGCCATCGAGGCGTCGGTGGACAGCCTCGAACTCGGCTACGGCTGGGACCGGGCCGCTGGCGATGGGGGGATCACCACCAGGTCGTGTTTCGCCACTTCACACGCAGCGAGGCGCTTCGGACCCTGTGGCGCGGGCCGTTTGAATATCCCGGGTTTGCCTCCACGCTGTCGCCGGCGGGTAGCCGGGTGACGACACACAGCGCCAGCTGGCGCATGGTGGTGGATTTCTCCGCTCGGCCCCCGGTTGGATACGGCGTCTACCCCGGCGGGCAGAGCGGTAATCCTTTTAGCGCCCTGTACGATCGGCATATCGAGACCTATCTCCGGTTCGAGCACTATCCCTTGTTCAAACCCGTCTCGGCCGATCAGGCGCGTGCCGGCGACATGGTCTCATCCCAGCGGTTGGATCCGGGATGATCCGCGGGTGAAACGGTCCCAGGGGTGTCGGCATGGGATCGAATAAAAGCGGGTTCTGGCTTGCAGGTAACCCATTTTCGGCCTAATGTTGACGCCGACACACGACACCCTCCTGGACGATAAGCCGGGGGGCGGGGCACGTGTTCCACCACGCGTCGAGGCCGTCGCGCCACAGGATTCAGAGTTATGAACGATCATACAGAGCTTCGATTTTCTTCCCGGCTAGGGCTCATCCTCAGCGTACTTGGGATTGCGGTAGGGACGGGCAATATCTGGCGGTTTCCCAGGATCGCGGCGCAGAATGCGGGCGAGGAGGGCGCCGGCGCTTTTTTGCTGGTCTGGTTGCTGTTTCTGTTTATCTGGAGCATCCCCCTCATCATGGCCGAGTATGCGCTGGGCAGAAAGGGGCGGATGGGGTTGATCGGCACCTTTTCGCTGGTTGCTGGTGAGAAGTTTGCGTGGATGGGCGCCTTTATCGGGTTTGTGGCAACGGCCATCATGTTTTATTACTCGGTCGTGACGGGCTGGTGCATCTACTATTTCGTGCAGACGGTATCCGAGCCGCTGCCCTTTACCACGGGCGCAGCACAGGGGGTTTGGGATCAATTCCAGGGTGGATATTCACCTATTCTGTACCACGGCCTGGCCATGCTGGTGGGCGGGCTGATCGTCTGGAAGGGCGTTTCTTCCATCGAGCGCGCCAATAAAGTGCTGATTCCAGCGCTGTTGATCATCGTGCTGGTGGCCCTGGGCCGCGCCGTGACACTCGATGGCGCTTCTGCCGGGATCCGGTATCTGTTCACGCCACAGTGGGATACCCTGGCAAACCCTCGGCTCTGGCTGGATGCGCTGACGCAGAACGCGTGGGATACGGGCGCCGGCTGGGGGCTGATCCTTACGTACGGGGCTTACATGCAGCACCGTCACGGGGTCGTTAAAAACGCCTTTATCACCGGTATTGGCAACAACACGGTTTCCCTGCTGGCCGCGATCACGATATTTGGCGCCTGCTTCGCGATCCTCGGGGCGAGCATGTCGCAGAGCGAGGTGCTTGCGGTGATGCAGAACAGCGGGCCGGCGTCGACCGGGCTGACATTTATCTGGATGCCGCAGCTGTTCAGCAAGATGCCCCTGGGGACGCTCTTTGCCTCGCTGTTTTTTCTAGGACTCTGTTTTGCCGCCTTCAGCTCGCTTATCTCCATGATCGAACTCGCCGTTCGTATTCTGGTGGACGGAGGCCTTTCCCGTAATCAGGCGGTCCTCTCGGTGTCGGTCGTCGGCTTCTTGCTGGGCATCCCCTCGGCGGTGAATCTGACGTTTTTTGGCAACCAGGATTTTGTCTGGGGGGTGGCGCTCATGATCTCCGGGGCGCTGATCGCATTTGCCGTCGTACGCTTCGGAGTGGCCCATTTTCGTCGAGAGGAAATCAACGGGACGCCGATGGATTGGAGCGTGAGCAAGTCGTGGGATCTACAAATGCGGTACACGATCCCTCTTCAGGCTGTGTTGTTGCTGGGCTGGTGGTTGTATCTTTCGGCGACGGAGTACGCGCCGGACTCGTGGTACAATCCCCTTGATCCCTACAGCGTAATGACCTGTATCGTGCAGTGGCTGGGGGCGGCGATCGCGCTCATCATCGTGAATGGCTGGCTGGTCGCGCGGTTGAAGAAGAGTGCGCTGAGCTCGCTCTGAGCCGGTCGTTACTCCTGGGGTAGCATAGGGGGGGGCCGGCGGTAGGGTGTATCGTTGCACCAGGTGGACGTGCGAGGCATTTCCGGAGAGGATAGATCCGTGCTTCCGGAATCCTGTTTTTATGCCACGACTTGCCAGGCACAGGGATCGGCTACGCTCCGTCACGCCGAGATATCCCGGTCGAGGTTCGTTGACGAGGCGGCAATTCCCCAATCCTGGACATTGGCATGCTATTCGTGAACTGCCGGCATGCGCTCTTCGTATGTGGTCGGTAGTGGATGCGCCCTGGTCAGAATAAATCCCCTTTTCATTACTGTTACGTCGATTTTAGCTCGTTTTTCCATATGAAAGCACCGCTTTTTCGTAGTGCCGCCTGGTATCTTTTTATCGCCCTGAGCGCGTTTTTATCCCGCCCCGTTGTGGGACAAGTCAGCGAAGTACCCGTACCGGAGGTTTCGGAAGGTACCGCCCCGTGGAAGAAACGACTCATCTATCGCCCTGCCACGGCATCAAAAGGGGGGGCGCAAGCCGTGGCCTTTGATCCGAGCGGGCTGCAAGGCGAGAGCCTCGTGCTGCCGACCACCCTCCAGTTTGGTCCGGACGGCCGGCTCTACGTCGCGCAGAAAAACGGCTTGATTGTCGCCTATACGGTGGTGCGCAACGGGCCGCAAGACTTTACCGTGACGAACACCGAGTCGATCACGCTCATTAAGAACAACACCCCGAACCACGACGACGACGGGGAGCTGAACACGTCGACCAGCCAGCTCACGAACAACCGGCAGATTACCGGCATCTACGTGACGGGCACGGCGCAGAACCCGATCATCTACACGACGTCGAGCGACCCGCGCGAGGGCGCCGGCGACGCCGGCGGCGGCGTCAACGACTCGGGTCTCGATACCAACTCCGGCATCCTGCACCGCCTGACGAAGTCGGGCTCGTCGTGGACACGGCTCGACCTTGTGCGCGGCCTGCCGCGTTCCGAGGAGAACCATTCTACAAACGGCGTCGTGATCGATCACGAAACGAACATCCTGTACCTGGGTGTGGGCGGCTTCACGAATGCCGGATCGCCATCGAATAACTTCGCCCGCATCACCGAATACGCACTTTCGGCGTCCATTTTGGCCATCGACCTGGATATGCTGGCTGCCATGCCGGTCCAGGGCTCCGGCAACGCGGCTTATGTCTACGATCTCCCAACCCTCGACGACCCGACGCGGCCGAACGTCAACGGCATCGACAACCCGAATACTCCCGGCTACGACGGCATCGATGTCGGCGATCCGTGGGGCGGCAACAACGGCCTGAACCAGGCGAAAGTGGTGGCTGACGGCCCCGTTCGGCTCCATGCCACGGGTTTCCGGAATCCGTACGACCTTGTGATCATGAAGTCCCCGGGAGCCGAGGGGCGGATGTACTCGATCGACAACGGCGCCAACGCCGGGTGGGGCGGGCATCCGGTCGGAGAGGGCACCTACCCGGGCGCCAGCGCCGGCCAGTGCACCAACGCCTACAACCCTGCGGAGCCCGGCTCGACCGGCCCCGGCCCCAACGACAACAAAGTCAACAACCTGAACGGGTTGCACTACATCCGAGAAGTCGACGCCGGCAAGCGGTATTATGCCGGCCACGCGACGCCGGTCCGCGGCAACCCTGAGGGTGCCGGCCTCTACACGTTCTTCGACGGGGTCGGGGTGTTCCGCACGAGCACCACGGGTCCGAACCCATTGCCGGCCGACTGGCCACCCGTGCCGACCAGCGAAGCGTATGAGGCCGAGTGTGATTTCCGGAACTCCGGCGAGGGCGACGGTTCACTGGTCGATTACGTCCCATCCACCAACGGGATGGCCGAGTACACCGCCTCTACGTTCGGCGGCGAACTGCAGGGCACGATCCTTTCTGCCTCGTTTGGCGGTGAAATCTATGTTGCCCGGCTTAATTCCAACGGCGATCAGGTCTCCAATGGCATCGAGACGCTGTTCTCGAACTTCGGCCTCACTCCGCTCGACGTAATCGCCCAGGGCGACGACGATCCGTTCCCCGGGACGATCTGGGCCGTCACGTTTGGCGCGCAGAACATCACCGTGTTCGAGCCCTTCGAAGGGGAATGCGTCGGCGGCCCGGGCAACCAGGACGACGATGGCGACGGCTACTCAAACAACGACGAAATCGCGAATGGCACCAATGAGTGCAACGCCGGCGACAAGCCCTCCGACTTCGACGGAGACTTCACCTCCGACCGTCTCGACCCGGATGACGACAACGACGGGATCGACGATGTTGTCGATGCCTTCGCCCACGATGGCTTGAACGGCATTGGGACTACGTTGCCGCTGGACTACGACCTGTTTAATGGCGATATCGGGTTCTTCGGTATCGGATTTACCGGTTTGATGACCAATGGCGATACGGACTATCTCGACCAATTCGACGACCAGCTGATTGCCGGCGGCACCGCGGGCCTGCTCACCGTGCCGGACGTCCCCTCGGGCGACGCCCTGGGAGGGCAGAACGATCAGTTCTCCGGCTTCCAGTTCGGCATCGATGTGGACGACGAGACGCTGCCCTTCACGATCCGCGTGCGGATGCAGTCGCCCTTTTTTGGCAACACGCCTCAGGGCGAGCAGTCACAGGGCTTTTACATTGGCGCCGGCGACCAGGACAACTACCTCAAGGTGGTCGTGAGCGCCAACGATGGGGATGGCGGTCTCGAGGTAGTCAACGAAAATGCCGGCACGGCCGTGCGCACCATGTATGCTACCGGCGGCAACGGCGACGCCCCGATTGCGGATAACCTGCTGGAAACCGACGTCGAACTCGACCTCTTTTTCCTCATCAACCCCGCCGATGGGACGGCCCACCCGGGCTATAGCATTGACGGCGCCGAAGTCGTCTATGTCGGTAACCCTGTCGCGCTGTCGGGCGCCAATCTCGCGACCTTGCAGGGTACCGGAACGGCGCTCGCCGTCGGCGTGATCGCCACTTCGGCGGCCACGGGCGCGACATATCCGGCCACGTGGGATAAGATCACGATCGTGTATGATGCCACCGGCGCTTCTGCGCTGGTCAAGATCGAGCCGCCCAACGACATCAACGAGAGCACGAATTCGGGCGGCAGCATCAAGATCACCAATACCTCCGAAAGCGGGCAGAAGATCGAGAGCGTGGCGTTCGACTTGCAGTCAACCCTGTTCCCGGATGCCGTGTTCGATCCGGACGGCACCGCCGGCGATCAGACCGGCAAGGGCTTCACACCCAGCCAAGGCGAGGCGGCGACGGGGTTGTCTGGACACACGTTGTCTGGCTTCCACAACACGGTCGATGGAGACGACGGTTTCGACGCGTTGTCCATCGAATTTACCGACTTCGAGCCCGAGGAGACCTTCACGTTCTCCATCGATGTCGACCCGACCAGCATCAAGGGCACTTCGGCGCCCGGCCCCGGAGAGTCGGGCAGTGTTTCTGGTCTCGAGCTTTCGGGCGCGCTAGTCACGGTGACGTTCGACGATGGGTCGAGCTATCAGGCCGAGCTGTTCCGCACGCCGGAAAGCCTGAGTGGGTCACAGAACATCATCGCTGGCGGATCGCTTGCGACGCCGGGGATCAGCATCGTCGGGCAGTCGGGGCTGCAGGCGAAAGTGGCGGACCTCGAGCATGTAATCCGTGTCACGGGGCCGGCCAATACGGACGTACGCCTACTGGTGGTCGAATCGGCACTGTTCATCACGGGTGACGGCTACGCTATCGATCCGTTCGAGGCCAACTCCGCGATCGCCATCCAGGAATTGACGGGCAACACCGGCACGCTCGGGTTGGTGGATTTCGAGGTGACGATCACCGACAGCCAGCCTGAGGGCGGCATTAACTACCTCGCGGCCGTGTTTACGAGCCCGACCGATGAAACAAGCCCGATGTCGGATGTCGTCGTGCTGGATTACGACCCGGCGGCCGTGCCCGTCACCTTGTACCGGATCAACGCCGGCGGGCCGGCCGTGAACCTCAACGGGGTGTCGTGGAGTGCGGACCTGTACAGCACCGGCGGGGCCACGTTTAGCAACAACGGGTTGGCGATTGCCGGCACAAACGACGACGTCCTCTACACCTCCGAGCGGTACGATCAGGGCGCCACGGGCTTCGGCTACAGCATCCCCGTGCCGGGCGACGGTGACTATAATGTGGCCATCCACTTCGCCGAGATCTTCTTCGGCGCGCCGGGTGGCGGCGTCGGCGGCGCCGGCAAGCGGGTGTTCTCGATCGACATCGAGGAGGGTCAGGCTGTGCTTACAAACCTGGATATCTACGCGGAAGTGGGCGCCACCACCGCCCTCATCAAGACCTTCGAGGGCATCACGGTCACCGACGGGTTGCTGGATATCTTCCTGACGTCGTCTACCCGCGAGGGCAAGATCTCGGCGATCGAGGTGTCGACCTTTGGCGAGCCCAGCACCGTCTCCGCGTCCCCGAATCCGATCAATTTCTCGGTAGGGGAAGTGGGCGTAGCGACGCTGGCGCGGACGCTCACCATCAGCAATGGCGGTGGGGCGGCGGTGACGGTCTCCGGCATCACCTTTACAGGTTCGAACGCGGGCGAATTCAGCTCGTCCTTCACCAACCCGGTCGTGATCGCAGCAGGTGGTACGACCACCGTGGCGGTGACCATGACGGCGGCGTCCGCCGGCCCCAAAACGGCGCAGCTGAATCTAGTACATACCGGCAGCGACGACCCGCTGAAGATCACGGTATCGGGTGTGGGTCAGGCCGTCCAACCCGGTAACGTGTTGTACCGCGTGAACGCCGGCGGACCGTCGCTTGCTTCGCTCGACGATCTGCGGATCTGGCAGGGCGATCAGGCGGTTTCGGCGGCAAACGCGCTGGGCCAGGCACAGGTAGGCACGCCTTCGCCGTACGTCAATACGGCGGCGGCCGGTAACTTCACCTTTGGCAAGCTGAACAGCGTCGTACGCGACGCGTCGGTGCCGTCGAGCACGCCGCTGTCGCTGTTCCAGACGGAACGGTGGGACGCGGCCGCTTCGCCGAACATGCTCTGGTCGTTCCCGGTCGAGGCCGGCACGCAGGTGGAAGTCCGCATCTACCTCGCGGAGATCTTCCTCACCGCCGGCAATAACGAGGTCGAAGGGCCGCGTATCTTCGATATCCGCGTGGATGGCGCGATCCCGGCCGGGTTCGATAACATCAATGTCTTTGCCGAGGTCGGTTCGAACGTGGGTATCCTGCGCTCGTTCGTCACGACCAGCGACGGGGCCATCGACATCGAATTCGTGAAAGACGGCGGTCAAGAATTGGCGGCGGTGAAGGGGATCGAGCTGATCGACCTCACCAATGTGGCCCGCGCCTTTACCCCTGGCTGGAATCTCATCGGCCTTCCCCTGACGCCGCCGAACGCCAACTACACCGCCATCTTTGGCGATCTGGCCCCGACGACGGTGCCCTTCACCTGGAACGGCGCGTATGTCCAGGAGGCCTCGATGGTGACCGGCAAGGGCTACTGGCTGAACGTGGCGCAGGGCGGCCTGCACACGTTCGAAGGCACGGCGGTCGAGTCGCTCACGCTGACCCTGGCCGATGGCTGGAATATGGTGACCGGCCCGGTCTGCGGGGTGGATGTGGCCGATATCGACGATCCGGCCGGCATCCTGATTGATGACACCTGGTTCGCGTATACAGGCGGTTATGTGCCGACGACGCTCCTGCAGCCCGGCATGGGATACTGGGTGGAGGCCAGCGCCGCCGGCACGATCGGTATCGATTGCAACGGCGGCAGCGGCAAGATGGCTACCGGCCGGACGGCTCCGGATGGGTCCTTCGGCACGATCCTGCTGTCCGACGGCGCCACGGGCTCTCAGACGCTGTATTACGGCGGCACGCTCGACTCGCCGACGCAGCTGCGCCCCTACCAGCTCCCACCGCATGCGCCGGAAGGCGGGTTTGATGTCCGCTTCACGAACGATGCTCTGTTGATCGACTCCGAGTTTGCCAGCATCACGCTCCAGGCGTCCGAGTTCCCGGTTAGTCTTCGCGTCGTGAAGCTGGCCGAAGGCGACAATAAGCTGTACGTCCAGCAGTTTAAAGGCGGCCAGTCTGTCGCTACGTCCGAACTGGGCGAGGATGAAACGGTGTTGGTCACGGATGAGGCTGTCACCGAGTTGTTCATCACGAACACGGTGTCGGTGGATGATGGCGAGGGCGCGTTGCCCGGCGCGTTCCGCCTCGCCGGCAACTACCCGAATCCGTTTAACCCCACCACGACCGTGGTCTTCGACCTGCCGGAGGCCGCGCAGGTACGCGTCGAGGTGTACGATGTGATGGGGCGTCGTCTTCTGGAGGTGCCGGCGCAGGCCTTCGGGCCAGGCGACGGCCACCAGATCCAGATCGACGCCACGGAGTTGGCCAGCGGTATCTATCTGTACCGCGTCGTGGCCGACATGAACGCGACGAGTGCGTTTGCTGTGGGCCGGATGAGTCTGGTGAAGTAACTCCCCCTGGCCCCCCATCCCAGAGACCCTCCAATGCGCCGAAAGATGATCCCCAGCGGTCCAGACCACTATCACCCCCGGAATCGAATCGAGGTACCTTTGGTTCGATGAAGGTCTGTTCTCAAGATTACTATCTACGAGAGACGAGCGGTCCAGTCACCGCTCGCCTCTCGATCCCGCTTCGTCCCCAACCGATTGTCAATTGCCGACCCTCGTGCCGGCTACATCTATGAAAACACGTGCTTCAATGGGCAGATTGTTATCTGTCATAGTGCTGTTTGGTTTGCTCAGCGTCTCTTCCGTCTACGCCCAGGTCGTATCCGACGCGCCGTTCCTCGAGCACGAGGGGCTTGTAGTGATGGAGACGGAGTCTGTGCCTCGTCCGCAACTGTGGAAGTTTCTGACGACCGAGCCTGGCTATACGGGCGCCGGCTATCTCCGGTACACGGGCCCCGATCAGCTCTTTAACCCGGGAGTGGATATTATCGAATACAACTTTGTCATCGAGAACCCAGGCATGTACGGCATGGTGATGCAGATGTCGCATCTGGGCGCTCCGGCAGGCGATATGCAGAACGATGTGTGGACGCGCATGGATGCGAACGGGACATGGATCAAGGCGTTGCACCCCTTTAGCCAGATGAACAATGGGTTCACCATGCACACCCAGTGGGCGCTCAAGGAGAACGGCGTCGAAGTGTTTCGGAACGCCGAGTATTTCCTGACGGCCGGCGTGCACACGTTCTTTATGGCGGCGCGCTCATTTAACGTGCGCGTGGACCGCATCCATTTCTGGAAGCTCGAAGCGCCCTTCAAGGTCTCTTTTGCCACATCGCGTGACGCCTCCTTGCCCGAATCGTTGCGCGACGCCAACATCCTGGCCGTGACGCCGAATCCGATCGTGGTGCCAGCAGTCGCCGCGGGTCAGAGCGGGGCGCCGTTTGAAGTGACGCTGGCAAATGCCGGGGACGAAACGATCTCGATTTCGAGCATTGCCCTCTCTGGCGCCAGCGCGGCGGATTTCTCCCTGTCCGCGACAAGTGGCGTTACGGTTCCGGCCGGCGGCTCTACCTCAATCAACGTGACGTTCTCGCCCGACCTCCAGGGCACCAAAACGGCGAGTCTGACCTTTACACACGACGGCCTCAATTCGCCGCTGGTCGTTCCCGTTTCCGGCAATTCAACCTCC from Rhodothermales bacterium includes these protein-coding regions:
- a CDS encoding malectin domain-containing carbohydrate-binding protein; this encodes MKAPLFRSAAWYLFIALSAFLSRPVVGQVSEVPVPEVSEGTAPWKKRLIYRPATASKGGAQAVAFDPSGLQGESLVLPTTLQFGPDGRLYVAQKNGLIVAYTVVRNGPQDFTVTNTESITLIKNNTPNHDDDGELNTSTSQLTNNRQITGIYVTGTAQNPIIYTTSSDPREGAGDAGGGVNDSGLDTNSGILHRLTKSGSSWTRLDLVRGLPRSEENHSTNGVVIDHETNILYLGVGGFTNAGSPSNNFARITEYALSASILAIDLDMLAAMPVQGSGNAAYVYDLPTLDDPTRPNVNGIDNPNTPGYDGIDVGDPWGGNNGLNQAKVVADGPVRLHATGFRNPYDLVIMKSPGAEGRMYSIDNGANAGWGGHPVGEGTYPGASAGQCTNAYNPAEPGSTGPGPNDNKVNNLNGLHYIREVDAGKRYYAGHATPVRGNPEGAGLYTFFDGVGVFRTSTTGPNPLPADWPPVPTSEAYEAECDFRNSGEGDGSLVDYVPSTNGMAEYTASTFGGELQGTILSASFGGEIYVARLNSNGDQVSNGIETLFSNFGLTPLDVIAQGDDDPFPGTIWAVTFGAQNITVFEPFEGECVGGPGNQDDDGDGYSNNDEIANGTNECNAGDKPSDFDGDFTSDRLDPDDDNDGIDDVVDAFAHDGLNGIGTTLPLDYDLFNGDIGFFGIGFTGLMTNGDTDYLDQFDDQLIAGGTAGLLTVPDVPSGDALGGQNDQFSGFQFGIDVDDETLPFTIRVRMQSPFFGNTPQGEQSQGFYIGAGDQDNYLKVVVSANDGDGGLEVVNENAGTAVRTMYATGGNGDAPIADNLLETDVELDLFFLINPADGTAHPGYSIDGAEVVYVGNPVALSGANLATLQGTGTALAVGVIATSAATGATYPATWDKITIVYDATGASALVKIEPPNDINESTNSGGSIKITNTSESGQKIESVAFDLQSTLFPDAVFDPDGTAGDQTGKGFTPSQGEAATGLSGHTLSGFHNTVDGDDGFDALSIEFTDFEPEETFTFSIDVDPTSIKGTSAPGPGESGSVSGLELSGALVTVTFDDGSSYQAELFRTPESLSGSQNIIAGGSLATPGISIVGQSGLQAKVADLEHVIRVTGPANTDVRLLVVESALFITGDGYAIDPFEANSAIAIQELTGNTGTLGLVDFEVTITDSQPEGGINYLAAVFTSPTDETSPMSDVVVLDYDPAAVPVTLYRINAGGPAVNLNGVSWSADLYSTGGATFSNNGLAIAGTNDDVLYTSERYDQGATGFGYSIPVPGDGDYNVAIHFAEIFFGAPGGGVGGAGKRVFSIDIEEGQAVLTNLDIYAEVGATTALIKTFEGITVTDGLLDIFLTSSTREGKISAIEVSTFGEPSTVSASPNPINFSVGEVGVATLARTLTISNGGGAAVTVSGITFTGSNAGEFSSSFTNPVVIAAGGTTTVAVTMTAASAGPKTAQLNLVHTGSDDPLKITVSGVGQAVQPGNVLYRVNAGGPSLASLDDLRIWQGDQAVSAANALGQAQVGTPSPYVNTAAAGNFTFGKLNSVVRDASVPSSTPLSLFQTERWDAAASPNMLWSFPVEAGTQVEVRIYLAEIFLTAGNNEVEGPRIFDIRVDGAIPAGFDNINVFAEVGSNVGILRSFVTTSDGAIDIEFVKDGGQELAAVKGIELIDLTNVARAFTPGWNLIGLPLTPPNANYTAIFGDLAPTTVPFTWNGAYVQEASMVTGKGYWLNVAQGGLHTFEGTAVESLTLTLADGWNMVTGPVCGVDVADIDDPAGILIDDTWFAYTGGYVPTTLLQPGMGYWVEASAAGTIGIDCNGGSGKMATGRTAPDGSFGTILLSDGATGSQTLYYGGTLDSPTQLRPYQLPPHAPEGGFDVRFTNDALLIDSEFASITLQASEFPVSLRVVKLAEGDNKLYVQQFKGGQSVATSELGEDETVLVTDEAVTELFITNTVSVDDGEGALPGAFRLAGNYPNPFNPTTTVVFDLPEAAQVRVEVYDVMGRRLLEVPAQAFGPGDGHQIQIDATELASGIYLYRVVADMNATSAFAVGRMSLVK